The Chloroflexota bacterium genome includes a region encoding these proteins:
- a CDS encoding ABC transporter ATP-binding protein, which produces MSLIEVVDLNQRYGAKNALIGISLSIEKGEVFGLIGPTGSGKTTLLRLLDQLEQPSSGKIFFDGQEVSPGLRTEVRRKVSMVLQKPVVFNASVYDNVAYPLQVRRHNKKTIIEKVNIMLNTVGLEGYEKRNARTLSGGETQKVALARALITDPQMLLLDEPTANLDPVSLNTIEEFILRFNREHGMAIVIATHEMAQGQRLADRIGVMMDGELIQVGLPQEIFSMPRDLRVARFVGVENILKGRVISNEEGLAQINLGSHTAEAIADLKAGDQVHMCIRPEDIILSLTEPSSSARNAFTGEISRLALSGALARVGIDCGFPLVALVTKRSAEELGLQIGKSIYVSFKATAVHMIGPVK; this is translated from the coding sequence TAGAGAAGGGCGAGGTGTTCGGACTGATCGGCCCGACCGGCTCCGGTAAGACAACGCTCCTGCGCCTGCTGGACCAACTCGAGCAGCCTTCCTCAGGCAAGATATTCTTCGACGGACAAGAGGTTTCGCCAGGCCTCCGAACCGAAGTCCGCCGCAAAGTGAGCATGGTCTTGCAGAAGCCGGTGGTATTCAATGCCAGCGTCTATGACAACGTGGCTTACCCGCTCCAAGTGAGGAGGCACAACAAAAAGACCATCATTGAAAAGGTCAACATAATGCTGAACACGGTCGGCCTCGAGGGCTATGAGAAAAGGAACGCCCGCACGCTCTCCGGTGGTGAAACCCAGAAGGTGGCTCTAGCCCGGGCCCTTATCACCGATCCACAGATGCTCCTGCTGGACGAGCCGACAGCAAATCTCGACCCGGTGAGCCTGAACACGATCGAGGAATTCATCCTGCGATTCAATCGCGAACACGGAATGGCAATCGTGATAGCCACGCACGAGATGGCTCAGGGGCAACGCCTGGCTGACAGGATAGGGGTGATGATGGATGGGGAGCTCATCCAGGTCGGCCTGCCGCAGGAGATATTCAGCATGCCCAGGGACTTGAGAGTGGCCCGCTTTGTGGGAGTAGAGAATATCCTCAAGGGCCGCGTGATCTCAAACGAAGAAGGACTCGCCCAGATCAATCTCGGCAGTCACACTGCAGAGGCTATTGCCGACCTCAAGGCTGGCGATCAGGTTCACATGTGCATCAGGCCGGAGGATATCATCCTTTCCCTCACAGAGCCATCGAGCAGCGCCAGAAATGCCTTCACCGGAGAGATAAGCCGTTTGGCCCTGTCAGGCGCCCTTGCCAGGGTTGGGATAGATTGCGGTTTTCCGTTGGTGGCACTGGTCACCAAACGGTCCGCCGAAGAGTTGGGGCTCCAGATTGGCAAGAGTATCTACGTTTCCTTCAAAGCCACGGCGGTTCACATGATTGGCCCGGTTAAGTAG
- the raiA gene encoding ribosome-associated translation inhibitor RaiA, translated as MNLIIRGKKIELDKPVQTYVSKKISGLNRILPSIIETKVEIYREKAKSPRNRYIVQITVNSNGTLIRAEEKEADLYAAVDAAVDVIRRQVRRHKDRFYLKSRRSDRHKREVQPSIEAIEEGKIPDKVVRTKRFSVKVMTIGEATEQMELLGHDFFIFLNASTNDINVLYRRKDGNYGLIEPELA; from the coding sequence ATGAACTTGATTATCAGAGGTAAGAAGATAGAACTTGATAAACCAGTGCAGACCTATGTATCAAAGAAGATAAGCGGATTAAACCGTATTCTGCCTTCCATTATTGAGACCAAGGTGGAGATCTATCGAGAGAAGGCAAAATCCCCCAGGAACAGGTATATAGTTCAAATAACTGTCAACAGTAATGGTACCCTGATCAGAGCTGAAGAAAAAGAAGCAGATCTCTATGCTGCCGTTGATGCTGCTGTTGATGTCATCCGCAGGCAGGTAAGGCGTCACAAAGATAGATTTTACCTCAAAAGCAGGAGATCAGACAGGCACAAGAGAGAGGTTCAGCCCTCTATCGAAGCGATAGAAGAGGGGAAAATCCCTGATAAGGTGGTCCGCACCAAGCGTTTCTCTGTAAAGGTGATGACCATAGGGGAAGCCACAGAGCAGATGGAGCTCTTGGGACATGACTTCTTCATTTTTCTCAACGCCAGTACAAATGACATCAACGTTCTCTATCGAAGAAAAGACGGAAACTACGGATTGATTGAGCCAGAGCTTGCCTAG
- a CDS encoding nitroreductase family protein: MLRDLVLNNRSRRRFYQESRVEINSLRELVDLARLSASAANMQPLKYILSGDPQKNALIFPYLRWAGYLKEWPGPIEGERPSAYIIVLGDTRISQSFGCDHGIAAQSILLGAVERGLGGCLIGNVDRSGLCKALKIPSHYEILLVLALGKPKEIVVVEALGSGEDIKYWRDSECVHHVPKRRLDDIIVG; encoded by the coding sequence ATGCTGAGAGATCTAGTGCTGAATAACCGAAGCCGCCGGAGATTCTATCAGGAAAGCAGGGTAGAGATCAATTCCCTGAGAGAACTCGTTGATCTGGCCAGGCTCTCCGCGTCGGCAGCCAATATGCAACCGCTGAAATATATCCTTTCCGGCGATCCACAGAAGAATGCTTTGATATTCCCATATCTTAGATGGGCCGGCTATCTCAAGGAATGGCCTGGCCCGATTGAGGGTGAAAGGCCGTCGGCGTATATCATTGTGCTTGGTGACACCAGGATAAGCCAGTCCTTTGGTTGTGACCACGGGATTGCTGCCCAAAGTATTCTTCTGGGTGCCGTCGAAAGGGGCTTGGGTGGCTGCCTTATTGGCAATGTGGATAGGAGTGGACTCTGTAAGGCTCTAAAGATACCATCCCACTATGAGATACTGCTTGTTCTGGCTCTGGGTAAGCCAAAGGAGATTGTGGTAGTTGAAGCATTAGGGTCTGGTGAAGACATCAAATACTGGCGCGACAGTGAATGTGTGCACCACGTGCCCAAGCGCCGCCTTGATGATATCATCGTCGGTTAG